Proteins from a genomic interval of Mesobacillus sp. S13:
- a CDS encoding MerR family transcriptional regulator, which produces MYSIKQVSEKLDIPAVTIRAWENRYNVVTPTRTEGGHRLYSEKDLKTLKWIKTQIQEKNMKISDAVRLLQASPPDPDPAPVPPSSQNNKYEELHEKLYEALVNLDTQKANQIADLAFSLYDYEEVFHHILVQVLYKVGDEWENGSISVAQEHFASQFIINRCTQFLRILPVNPALQKVLAFCPEGEQHQIGLMVFSLFLKKKGHDVIYLGPNTPFEGLAELITLKDVSVVAISMTNPGPIGKVEDWISSTLKIKPSLRFIVGGSCVKDCPKSESKSVTYSLGLDWDKWYDSFMR; this is translated from the coding sequence TTGTATAGCATCAAGCAAGTATCAGAAAAACTAGACATTCCCGCCGTTACGATCAGGGCATGGGAAAACCGTTACAATGTCGTTACCCCTACCAGGACCGAGGGCGGCCATCGATTATATAGCGAAAAGGATCTAAAGACACTCAAGTGGATTAAGACACAAATACAAGAAAAAAACATGAAAATCAGTGACGCAGTCAGGCTGCTGCAGGCATCCCCTCCGGATCCGGATCCGGCTCCTGTCCCGCCTTCATCACAGAATAACAAGTACGAAGAGCTGCATGAAAAGCTATACGAAGCCCTGGTTAATCTTGATACACAGAAGGCAAACCAAATTGCCGATCTCGCTTTTTCTCTGTATGACTATGAAGAGGTGTTCCATCACATATTAGTTCAGGTTTTGTATAAGGTTGGCGATGAATGGGAGAATGGTTCCATTAGCGTGGCTCAGGAACATTTTGCTTCCCAGTTCATTATCAACCGCTGCACCCAATTCCTAAGGATCCTTCCTGTCAATCCCGCACTCCAGAAAGTGCTGGCGTTCTGTCCAGAAGGTGAGCAGCATCAAATCGGATTGATGGTCTTCAGCTTATTTTTAAAGAAGAAAGGCCATGACGTTATTTATTTGGGCCCGAATACGCCATTTGAGGGATTGGCAGAATTGATAACATTGAAGGATGTCAGTGTAGTTGCGATATCGATGACCAACCCAGGTCCAATTGGCAAGGTGGAGGATTGGATTTCTTCCACACTAAAAATAAAGCCATCTTTGAGATTCATTGTTGGTGGCAGCTGCGTCAAAGACTGTCCAAAATCAGAGTCCAAATCTGTGACCTACTCCCTTGGGTTGGATTGGGATAAATGGTATGACTCGTTTATGCGTTGA
- a CDS encoding DUF378 domain-containing protein: MGFGRGLFEGMDSPIAKVVYILAGLAAIYSIILYQK, from the coding sequence ATGGGATTTGGCCGCGGTCTTTTCGAGGGCATGGACAGTCCAATCGCTAAAGTGGTCTACATCCTTGCAGGGCTCGCAGCAATTTACAGCATCATTCTTTATCAAAAATGA
- a CDS encoding SE1832 family protein, with amino-acid sequence MDKKEIEYKIVELKDEYLQLQHNLEKLESVKGNLHPLEKRLAAIEEELSSLNSMLRDL; translated from the coding sequence ATGGACAAAAAAGAAATTGAATATAAAATAGTCGAACTGAAGGACGAGTACTTGCAGCTTCAGCATAATCTCGAAAAACTGGAATCGGTAAAAGGGAATCTCCATCCACTGGAGAAGCGGCTGGCTGCCATTGAAGAGGAATTAAGCTCCTTAAATTCAATGCTGCGTGATCTGTAG
- a CDS encoding Gfo/Idh/MocA family protein → MEKFRVGIIGTGFGAKVHAPMMAHHAGFDVVALSSVSRGNTEEAKKASGIENIYTDWRKMLDQEDLDLVIVASAVHLHKEMVAAAFEKGVHVVCEKPMALNIDETEEMITERDKSGKFGLINHEFRFLPARTKVKEILDIGKLGRILHVRYQCSFASYTGLISKPRGWLGQEDKGGGMLGAIGSHMTDALHWWMNSTFKEVFAQLPIHVPTQTDEHGNTEHRTADDAFQIIGSLENGATVTLELLSAALQTEHTWRLEIFGTEGTLVMLDDNKVLLSAGNSALEEVELAADLEAPSTMPQIAARYYNGFQRALDALHETLLSGTKHPYLADFGHGHSTQKVLDAIRTSAREGRKVEVN, encoded by the coding sequence TTGGAAAAGTTTAGAGTGGGTATTATCGGAACGGGTTTTGGCGCAAAGGTACATGCACCAATGATGGCTCACCATGCAGGGTTCGACGTTGTGGCATTATCGAGTGTTTCAAGGGGAAACACTGAAGAAGCAAAGAAAGCAAGCGGGATTGAAAACATTTATACTGATTGGCGGAAAATGCTTGATCAGGAGGATCTCGACTTAGTGATCGTCGCTTCTGCCGTGCATTTACATAAAGAAATGGTTGCCGCTGCTTTCGAGAAAGGCGTGCATGTTGTCTGTGAAAAACCAATGGCTTTGAATATCGATGAAACAGAAGAAATGATCACAGAAAGAGACAAGTCGGGTAAATTCGGGCTGATTAACCATGAATTCCGTTTCCTTCCAGCTCGAACTAAGGTAAAAGAAATCCTGGATATCGGGAAACTCGGGAGGATTTTGCACGTCCGTTATCAATGTTCATTTGCCAGCTACACTGGCCTTATTTCAAAACCTCGCGGCTGGCTTGGACAGGAAGACAAGGGCGGCGGAATGCTTGGCGCAATCGGCTCCCATATGACGGATGCTCTTCATTGGTGGATGAACAGCACTTTTAAAGAAGTATTTGCCCAGCTGCCGATCCATGTCCCAACTCAGACTGATGAGCACGGGAACACTGAACATCGGACAGCCGACGATGCTTTCCAAATTATCGGTTCTCTGGAAAACGGGGCAACCGTCACGCTCGAGCTTCTTTCTGCAGCACTCCAGACTGAGCATACATGGCGGCTGGAGATTTTCGGAACGGAAGGAACACTTGTGATGCTGGATGACAACAAAGTCCTGCTTTCTGCAGGGAATTCCGCACTCGAAGAAGTCGAGCTGGCAGCCGATTTAGAGGCTCCTTCCACTATGCCGCAAATCGCAGCACGGTATTATAATGGCTTCCAAAGAGCTTTGGATGCGCTCCATGAAACGCTGCTTTCCGGAACCAAGCATCCCTATCTTGCTGATTTCGGGCATGGACATTCCACTCAAAAAGTATTGGATGCAATCAGGACCTCTGCACGTGAAGGTCGAAAAGTAGAAGTGAATTGA
- a CDS encoding DUF4083 family protein, producing MNIGDLLFQLIFFILLMGIVAAVFYVVTSLIKRKPDAAESVEQKLDRIIELLEKNNKE from the coding sequence ATGAATATTGGGGATCTTTTATTTCAATTGATATTTTTCATCTTATTAATGGGCATTGTGGCTGCAGTTTTCTATGTTGTCACATCACTTATCAAAAGGAAACCTGACGCCGCTGAGAGCGTAGAACAAAAACTGGACCGAATAATCGAACTGCTTGAAAAGAACAATAAAGAGTAA